Below is a genomic region from Granulicella sp. L56.
GTCGTAGGTCTTGCGGTACTGGTCGGGCGTGAACTTGATGTAACCCTTGTCGACGGCCTCAATCGCTTTGTCGGCCAGTGGCTGAATCTTGACGAACCACTGCTGCGAAAGCCGCGGCTCGATGACGACGCCGGTGCGCTGACTGAGGCCGATGGAGAGGGTATGGTCTTTTACGTCAACCAGAAGACCCATCTCCTTCAAGTCTTCAACAATCTTCGTCCGCGCAGCATAGCGGTCCAGCCCGTGATACGCCGAACCCGGCAGCAGTACATGCGCCGTCTCATCGAGGATGGTGAGGTTCGGCAGGCCGTGGCGCTGGCCGATGGCGAAGTCGTTGGGATCATGTGCGGGAGTTACCTTGACCGCGCCAGTGCCAAACTCCGGCTTGGCCCAGTCGTCTGCCAGAATCGGAATCTCGCGGTTCGCGCCGCCATTCACGCCGCTCAACGGCAGGCGAACCATCTTGCCTTGCAGTGCGAGGTAGCGCTCGTCGGTGGGGTTCACCGCAACCGCGGTGTCGCCCAGCATGGTCTCCGGTCGCGTGGTGGCCACCACAATTGACCCCGACCCATCCGCCAGTGGATAGCGGATGTGATAGATCTTGCCGAGCCGCTCTTCGTGCTCTACCTCAAGATCGCTGACCGCAGTCTGAATCGCCGGGTCCCAGTTGACGATGTAGGCCCCGCGATAGATCAGCCCCTGCTCATGCAGCCGAACGAATGCTTCCTTGACGGCGACGCTGAGGCGGTCGTCCATGGTGAAGTACTCGCGGCTCCAGTCCACGCTGGCGCCGAGGCGCTTCATCTGGTCGAGGATGGCTCCGCCATAAACGCACTTCCACTCCCATACGCGTTGGACAAAAGCCTCGCGCCCAAGCTCCTGCCGCTTCTTTCCTTCAGAGGCGAGCTGCCTTTCCACCATCATCTGGGTGGCGATTCCGGCGTGGTCGGTACCGGGAACCCACATGGCCACTTCGCCGGACATGCGGTGCCAGCGGGTGAGGATGTCCATCTCCGTCTGGTTGAGCATGTGGCCCATGTGCAGCCGTCCGGTGACGTTGGGCGGAGGCAGCAGCATGGTGAACTTCTTGACGCCCTCCTGCGTACCCTCAGAGGTGGCGACGTCGAAGAGGCGCTCGCGCACCCAGTACTCGGCCCAGCGCTCTTCAATAATGGACGGATCGTATGCTTTCGGCAGTTCGTGGCTCATGTTCTTTAAGCCTAGCATCGACCGCAGGTCGCACCGCACCGCATCAACCTTTGCAGAGGCCGCAAATGCCTGTCCTGTGCTTTTCCTGCGGCACACATCCTAAAGCCACCGTAAACTACCTCCAACGAGGAATTTTCATGACAAAGCTGCTTCTCGCCGTCGCTCTCCTTCTCGCAGCGTCCACTCCCTTTGCCCGCGCCGATCAGGACCGCGTCAGCTTCGGTGGCGACATTACCGTCGCCGAGGGCGAAACTGCCGGTGATCTTGTCTGCGCCTTCTGCTCGGTCCACGTTCACGGCGATGTCAAAGGGGATGTCGCGGTTCTCTTCGGCAGCGTCACGGTCGATCCGACCCGCAACATCTCGGGCGACATAGCGATCCTGGGCGGCGATCTGAACCTGGCTCCGGAGACAGAGGTAGGCGGCGACGTTGCCATCATGGCGGGCAATGCGAACATGGCTCCCGAGGCCACGATCCGCGGAGACCGCACGGTGATGCCGGGCAAGGGCTGGCTGCTTGTGCCGTTCGCGCCGTTCCTTATTCTTATAGGCATCATCTGGCTGATCGTGTACATGGTGCGGCGCAACCGCTACCGTTTTCCGGCTTACCCCAATGGTCGGGGCATTCAGGGTAGATAGGTAGCCGATTCCGGCATCGGATCGAAGCCTGTCGCCGCCCCATCTGTACGTCCTCTTGACTGGAGTGAAGCCTGTCGTCACTCCAGCGGTACGTCATCTCGACCGAAGCGGAGCGGAGTGGAGAGACCCCTGTATTTCGTCCTTGTTTTTTGCGGTTGCTGATTTTCGATGATGAACCAACGGCGGTTCCAGCAGAACAAAAACAAGCAACAGCAAAAGCGAAAATACAGGGGTCTCTCCACTGCGGCGGCAAAAGCGCCGCCTTCGGTCGAGATGACGTGAGTTGGGGCAGATTTTTAGGCTGCAGTGCTCAGAGATTGAGCTTCTTGAAGATGCGCTCCGGGATATTGCGGATGATGAACATGATCGGCTGCCACTGGAACGGCACGTAGAGAGTGTCCTGCCGCTTATCGATCGCGTTGACGATGGATTTAGCCACGGCATCGACATCGGCAAACTTCTCGCTGCCCTTCATGCCGGAGGTCATCGCTGTCTTAACCGGACCGGGCTTGATGGCGAGCACGGTGACGCCTTCGCGGTCGACGCGGTTGCGTAGCCCGCCTAGAAACGCCGACAGGCCAGCCTTGGAAGATCCGTAGAGGTAGTTCGACTTGCGCCCTCGGTCTCCTGCGACCGACGAGATGACGGCCAGCGTTCCCGCATGGCGCTGGACGCAGAAGTTGGCCAGCCACGTCAGCAGCGAGACCGGAGCCATGTAGTTGGTGTAGATGATCTGCGCGGCGGTGTTGAAATCCTGCTCGGCCTTGGCCTGATCGCCGAGGATGCCGTAGGTAAGGTACGCCACATCGAGGCCGGTCAGCGAGTTGACGGCATGAGCGAGCAAAGTTGGATGCTGGTCGGTGTTGTCGAGGTCGGCGACGGCGGTATCGACGTAGCTTGCGCCGCGAGTGCGTAGATCGGTGGCGACGGCGGCAAGCTTCTCTGCGTTGCGGGCTACGAGAAACAGGCGCGCGCCTTGTGCGGCCCAGATACGGCAGGTAGCTTCGGCGATGCCGGAGGTGGCTCCAAGGACGAGGATCTTGCGGGGAGTGGTGCTATCAATCTGACTCATAAACCTGGTCGATCTCCTGTGACGCGCTCCCAGAAGCTGGAGGTAAGTTGCGGGTCGCGGTAGCGGGCGAACTGCTGCCACTGCGGATAGAAGGCCTGGAACTGCGCCGCGGTCATGGCTGCATCTTTGGCAGGGTAGAGACGGCCACCGAACTCGCGGGTCATGTCGGCGAGGCGCTCGAAGAGAGGGAAGCTCTTATCGGGCTTAATGGGGAAGTCGAGCGCCAGTGTGATGCCGGGCTTGGGAAAGCTCATCATGCCGGGCGAGGGCACATCGCCAAAGACCTTGAGCACGGCGAGGAAGCTGGCGAGGCCGGACTTGGCGACCTCTTTGAGGATGGTGATGGTGCCTTCGCGTGCGCTCTCCCACGGAATGACGTACTGGAACTGGAGCAGGCCGCGCTTGCCGTACATGCGGTTCCAGTGCAGCACCTTGTCGAGCGGATAGAAAAAAGGCTCGTAGTCCTGCAATGCGACGACGCGGTTGTGGATCTGCTTGTGGAAGAAGGCAGTGTTGAAGAGGCTGACGGAGAGATGGTTCAGCGCGAAGCCGGGAGCGTCGAAGGGGAAGACCAGCTTCGGTTTAGGTGAGGGCGTGAGCATATCGCGCTTGGTCGAGTGGTCGCCCTGCATGAAGACGCCGCGGGCAAAGTTCTTGCCGGTGGAGGCGCAGTCGATCCAGCTTACGGTGTATTCGATGTCCTGGCTCCGACGAGTGAGGTCGAGAAACTCGTCGATGCCGTGGAACTGAATGCCTTCGTAGTCGATGAGGCGCGACACGATGGGCTTGAGCCGCAGTTGCGCCCAAGAAATAAGACCGGTGAGGCCGAGACCGCCGATGGTGGCAGCGTAGAAGTCAGAGTTCTCGGTTGGCGAGCAGAGCTTGCGCGTGCCGTCGGAGCGGACTAGTTCAAATTGCGTAACGTGGCGGCCGAAGGTTCCGGCGACGTGGTGGTTTTTGCCGTGAATATCGTTGGCGATGGCTCCGCCGAGAGTCACATACTTCGTGCCGGGCGAGACGGGAAGAAAGAATCCACGAGGAACGGCGAAGTCGAGGATCTGCGCCAGCGTGATTCCGGCCTCGGCGGTGAGCAGGCCGGTCTCGGGATCGAAGGCGATCAGGCGGTTCAGACCGGTGGTGACCAGCAGGTTGCCGCCGTTGAGCAGGCATACGTCGCCGTAGCTTCGGCCCATGCCTACGGGCAGCACGCCGTTGTGCATCCCGCTGGCGACGGCTGGGTAGTCGCTCTGCCAGTGCAGAGGGACCACGTTGGCGTCGTAGTTCGGATACCGGCCCCAGGACTCAAAGGGCGCCTGACCTTCGAACTGCTCGTCCGGGGTGCGGAAGTTCAATTCTGGCGTTGTTCCTGAAGCTGTGGGCATAGGGTAAGAATAGCCGATTGCAAAAGCGAGAGGCACGGCTGAGCCGTGCCTCTCGAGTTGTATACGATTAATTTATGCTGCGGCTGTGGCGCGTGCGTCCTTCGCGGACTTCAAAGCACCCTTGGCCTGTTCGGCGAGGGTCGCGAAGCCAGCGGCGTCGTTGACGGCGATGTCGGCGAGGATCTTGCGATCGAGGCCGTTGCCTGCCAGCTTGAGGCCGTTGATGAAGGTCGAGTAGCTCATGCCGTTGATGCGGCAGGCTGCGTTGATGCGCACGATCCAGAGCGCGCGATACTGCCGCTTCTTCTGTTTGCGGCCGGTATAGGCGAACATGAGTCCGCGCTCGACGGCTTCCTGCGCTGCCTGATAGAGCTTGGATTTGGTGAGGAAGTAACCACTGGCGCGCTTGAGGATCTTTTTGCGCCGGTCATTGCGTTTTGTACTCCGTTTTACACGGGGCATGGTGTTTCTCCTTTTGCGTACATCGTTTGAGCGGCTGGAGGTAAGGTGGCCTCTTCACTCGCTATGCAACTTCAGATCTCAGTGGACTCGCTTGCGCTTGTCCAGGGGCCTTTACGCTTTGCTGACCCTTTGCCTGGTGAGGCGGCTCGATCTGAAAAACCGATGGTTCCCTGCCTGAAGCTCAGGCGTAAGGAAGCATCCGTGCTACTTTGGCGTGATCCGCATCGGAGACGAGAACCTGGCCACCAAGCTTGCGCTTGGTCTTGGTTGCCTTCGAGGTGAGGATGTGGCGCATCTTGGACTGGCCGCGCTTGAATTTGCCCGTACCGGTCTTCTTGAAGCGCTTTGCGGCGCCGCTGTGTGTCTTCAGCTTTGGCATTGTGTTCCTAACGAAGTGCTGCTTTTGTACAACCCTTTGAGTATATATGACGATGGCCCGATAAGTTGAGCCGTTTCACCCCTGCTTCCTTTTCTCTGCGATCTGGTCAGCTAAGGAATTTAGAATCAACAGCATATTGAGCTAACCTGGCTGGCTGACCGAGAGTTTTATCGAAACGCGTGCACCACGTCATCTCAACCGATCGAACTCAACAATGAGGCACGTCATCTCGACCGGAGCGAAGCGGAGTGGAGAGACCCCTGTATTTCGCTTTTGTCGCGGCATGTTCTTCCGGACTCAAAGAGGAAACGCTTTTGAGAAAAGTTATTTTGTAGGTGTCCCGGGTGGTGGGCCTGACTTTTGCATCTGCTCGGCGAAATCTTTGGTGAGCTGCTCGATCTGGGGTTGGAGCGTGCGCATCTGCTGCACCATCAGCGCCATGCTCTTTGACATCAGTTGGGGCGCTTTGGCGACCATTGCCTTTCCGGCGGGTGAGCGGTAGAAGCTCAGGATGCCGTCGAGCTCTTCTTCGGTGTAGGTCTCGTCGTAGACCTGAACCATGATGGGCTTCATCTTGTCCCAGTTCACGGAACCGGTGATGAGATTGCCGATCCTCTGCTGGTAATCGTCATAGACGGTCTGCTGCGCGGGCGTCAGCTTCAGGTTGGCTGACTGCTCGGCCGCAGATGCCTTCATTCGCTCGCTCATCTGGCCCAGCATCTGCGTCATCAGCTGGTTCATGTTGGTGAGCTGCATCAACTCTTCCACCTTTGCCTTCTTGGAGGCTTCGTCGGCGTGGGCGAAGAGCGGAGTGATGAGGAGAAGGGCGAGGAGGGTTCTCGTGATGAGCTTCATGGGTGCTTCCTTTGGGATGGGGACTGTGGCTTGCAGGCGAGGAGGTGGTGCGGCCTGCCGAAGGGAAGCATACAGGATGGAGAGGAGAACCTGTGTCGATATCTTCAGTCCACAGCCGTTTTGCGTAAGTTTTAAGGAGGTTGTGGCGGAGCTGAGTTTTCAACAAGGGAGGTATGGAATGCGTCGTAGCGGAAAGCTGTGGAGGCTTGTGGCCTGTTGGCTAATGTTGACGGGATCGATGATGGCGGTGGCAGCAACCAGTATGCAGGACCCGGCGTGGACGACACCGTTTCCGCCGTACCGGATTGCCGGGAACCTGTACTACGTCGGCAGCAAGGACCTGGCGTCGTACCTGATCGTCACGCCGCAGGGAGACATCCTCATCAACAGCAGCCTGACCAGCTCACCCCAGCTGATTAAGAAGAGCGTCGAGCAGTTGGGGTTCAAGTTCAGCGATGTAAAGATTCTGCTGATCAGCCACGCGCACTGGGACCATGCGGCGGGCAGCGCCGAGGTGAAGAAGCTGACCGGCGCACAATACATGGTGATGGACGCGGACGTTCCGGTGGTGGAGTCGGGCGGAAGGAAGGACTTTCATTATGGCAAGTCGCCGGATGACTGGTACCCTCCTGCCAAGGTTGACCGTGTGCTGCATGATGGCAGCGAGGTTCGGCTTGGCAGCATGGTGCTGGTCGCACACCTGACGCCGGGGCATACCAAGGGCTGCACGACCTGGACGATGAAGGTGACCGACGGCGGGAAGACGTACAACGTCGTGATTGTGGGCAGCCCGAATATGAACCCCGGTTATAAGCTGGTGGGCGATCCGGCGTATCCGCAGATGGCCGCGGACTATGAGAAAGGGTTTCGAGTGCTGAAGTCGCTGCCCTGCGACATCTTTCTGGGAGCGCATGGCAGCTACTACGACATGCTGGAGAAGTATGCGCGGCTGAAGCAAGACGGCGTAAATGCATTCGTCGATCCTGCGGGATATAAGGCTTATATCGCCGACAGGGAGAGTGCGTTTAAGGCGGAGCTGGCGAAGCAGCAGCGAGGGAAGAGGTAAAAATACCGGAGCAGGGTTGTACACAAAACTCTGCTGGCGGGAGTCCTACTAAGCGATGCGTCTTCGAACAATTTTGCTCCTGCTGGTTGCGCTGGCCGCTCTGCTGACGGCGCCGCAGTGGGTGAAGAGCACCACGGTTACCGAAGCGCAGGCGTTACACGTTGCCGCGCAGGATCAAACTGCCTATACGCTTCCGCCTGCGAAGTTGAAGCAGGCCGAGGGGCTCTTCCGTGTGCGGACGATCCTGTACTTTGTTGGCAGCGTGTGGAGCATTCTGCAACTGCTTCTACTGCTGGCGCTGGGTGTTCCACCACGGCTGCGCGATATTGCGGTGAGGGCTGCGGAGAATCGGCTGGCGCAGTGCTTCTTATTTACGCTGCTGCTGTTTGGCGCGATCGCGGTGCTGGATGCGCCGCTGTATGTGTACGGGCATCATCTGGGGCTGGCGTATGGGCTCTCGGTGCAGCACTGGCCGAGCTGGCTGTGGGACCAGGTCAAGAGCTTTGTGATGGTGTGGATTGTGGGCGGAATGCTGGTGATGGTGCTGTTCTGGGTGATTCGCCGCTCGCCCGGGCGATGGTGGCTGTGGTTCTGGATGCCGGCGATGGTGGCAGTCCTGTTTGGGGTCTTTTTAGCGCCGGTGTTGGTCGATCCGCTCTTCAACAAGTTCGAGCCATTGCAGCAGTCGAACCCCGCGCTGGTCGCGCAACTGGAGAAGGTCGTTGCGCGCAGCGGCATCAGCCTGCCGCCGGACCGGATGTTCTATATGCGTGCCAGCAGCAAGGTCACCGGGTTGAATGCCTACGTCACCGGCTTTGGCCCATCGAAGCGGCTGGTGCTGTGGGACACCACGATCAAAGATGCCACGCCGGATGAGCTGTCCTCGGTATTTGGCCACGAGCTGGGCCACTATGCGCTGCACCATATCGCGCTGGGGCTGGTGTTCACCGGATTGCTGTTGCTGGTGGCGTTCTTTGTCGGGCAGAAGCTGACGGAATGGCTGCTGCGGCGTTATGGCGCGCGGTGGGGGATTGGGTCGCAGAACGACTGGGCGTTTCTGGTGGTGCTGTTGCTGGCGCTGAATACGTTGTCGTTTTTCTTAGCGCCGATTGAGAATGCCTTCAGCCGGTCGATCGAACATGCCGCAGACGTCTATGGGCAGGAGGCGGTTCATGGCATCGTGGCCGATCCTCAGGCGGTGACGCAGCAAGCGTTTCAACGGCTCGGCGAGGCATCGCTTGAAGATCCTGTAGCGCACCCTTTTATTGAATTTTGGACTTACAGCCATCCTTCGATCGAGAGCCGTGCAGCCTTTGCCGCCACATACAACCCATGGGTTATCGGCGAGCATCCAAAATTCTTTCCAAAGGATCGCAATGCGATTTTTTAAAAGAAGACGGCCCTGAACCTACCGATGCCTATTGACTGCCTGTTCTGCAAAATCGTTGAAGGAAAGATCCCGGCGAGCCGCGTTTACGAAGACGAACTCTGCATCGGCTTTCCTGATATCAATCCCCAAGCCCCTACGCATCTGCTCATCATCCCCAAGCAGCACATCGCCTCGCAGGCGAAGGCTGCCGCCGAACATACGCCTCTGCTGGGCCATCTGCTCGCCACGGCTGCTGAGATTGCGCGCAGCCGTAAGTTGAATGGCGGCTATCGCGTGGTCGTCAACACCGGCGATGACGGCGGCCAGACGGTGAACCATCTGCACCTGCATCTGCTGGGCGGGCGGCATATGGACTGGCCTCCGGGCTAGTGTGCGTTTGCCTGTGAGATTCGGCCATGCAAAAGTTATTTCCTCTCAGGTGCAGCTTCCTTCGTTTGTCATTCCCGAAGGGAATCTGCGTTTTGCTCGAATCACCAAAACGACATCTGGAGGAGAACCGCTCGAAACGATTGACAATGGAACGATCTATTGCAAAAAGCCCTGCGAGTGATTTCGCAGGGCTTTTCAGTTTTGCTTCGATTCCGGTTATTGGTTGAAGTTCGGCTCGTCCTCTTCTACCAGGCCGTAACGGCGCAGCAGATTGGGCAGGTTCTGCGAGAACGCCGCGCGGGGCATGACCGTGTCGCAGCCAGCTTCAACGGCCTTCGCCTTCAGGTCTCCCTGCAGATGCGAGAGGAAGCCGACAATCGAAGTGCTGCGCTTGAGCTTGGTCTTCAACTTCGGAATCAACGTCAACGGTTTGGCGTTTGCGTTGTTGAGGTCGAAGACGATCAGGCCGGGACGCTCCTCTTCTTCGAGGCCGGTCAACGTCGCAATCGACTCCTTGTCGTTCTTGATGAAGGCGATCTTTACCCCGAGTTTGCGCGCCGTCTCCTGAATCTTCGCGATAAAGAAAAGATCCTCAATAAAAAAGAAGATTTTAGTTGGCGCGTCCTCAGGAATTGGAATGGTTTTGCCCTGCGAATAGTCGATGGGCTGTGAATCGCTCTGATATCCGCGCCCGCCTCCGCCACCGCGGCCTTGAAAGTTGCCGTGGGTCTCGATGGTCGATGGCGGCGTATCGGCGAAGTTGCCGTTGGCCACGCGGTAGCTGTGGTCCATGGGGCCGACGAAGCTGCGCGGTCCGCGCTGCTGCTGTCTGCCTCCACCGCCTCCACCGCTCTTGCGCTTGAAGCCGTTATTGCCCGGCTGATGGCTGTTGCTGTCGCGGAAGCCTCCGCCATTGCTGCTGCCGCTGCTGGCGACGTTGCCGGGGTTTTCCGGGGAGCGCTGGCGGTCACGGTCGCGGAACTTCTTCTTCCAGCGCTTGGCTGGGGCCGATCCGTTGGCTCCGTTCTGCTGCTGGCCGGAGTTGGCCTGAAAACTTTGAGGCTGGGAGGTCTGCACGCTGGCAGCCTGAATGGAGCCGATAGGTTGGTCTGCTG
It encodes:
- a CDS encoding FAD-binding oxidoreductase, whose amino-acid sequence is MPTASGTTPELNFRTPDEQFEGQAPFESWGRYPNYDANVVPLHWQSDYPAVASGMHNGVLPVGMGRSYGDVCLLNGGNLLVTTGLNRLIAFDPETGLLTAEAGITLAQILDFAVPRGFFLPVSPGTKYVTLGGAIANDIHGKNHHVAGTFGRHVTQFELVRSDGTRKLCSPTENSDFYAATIGGLGLTGLISWAQLRLKPIVSRLIDYEGIQFHGIDEFLDLTRRSQDIEYTVSWIDCASTGKNFARGVFMQGDHSTKRDMLTPSPKPKLVFPFDAPGFALNHLSVSLFNTAFFHKQIHNRVVALQDYEPFFYPLDKVLHWNRMYGKRGLLQFQYVIPWESAREGTITILKEVAKSGLASFLAVLKVFGDVPSPGMMSFPKPGITLALDFPIKPDKSFPLFERLADMTREFGGRLYPAKDAAMTAAQFQAFYPQWQQFARYRDPQLTSSFWERVTGDRPGL
- a CDS encoding response regulator, whose amino-acid sequence is MTSEQNVPEVQSPQGSSMSAGQQDGDEQFSGANVPHGMGQSKSSRRRRRKRKTKGPDSPQDAAQAGTSGEQSADQPIGSIQAASVQTSQPQSFQANSGQQQNGANGSAPAKRWKKKFRDRDRQRSPENPGNVASSGSSNGGGFRDSNSHQPGNNGFKRKSGGGGGGRQQQRGPRSFVGPMDHSYRVANGNFADTPPSTIETHGNFQGRGGGGGRGYQSDSQPIDYSQGKTIPIPEDAPTKIFFFIEDLFFIAKIQETARKLGVKIAFIKNDKESIATLTGLEEEERPGLIVFDLNNANAKPLTLIPKLKTKLKRSTSIVGFLSHLQGDLKAKAVEAGCDTVMPRAAFSQNLPNLLRRYGLVEEDEPNFNQ
- a CDS encoding DUF2059 domain-containing protein, translating into MKLITRTLLALLLITPLFAHADEASKKAKVEELMQLTNMNQLMTQMLGQMSERMKASAAEQSANLKLTPAQQTVYDDYQQRIGNLITGSVNWDKMKPIMVQVYDETYTEEELDGILSFYRSPAGKAMVAKAPQLMSKSMALMVQQMRTLQPQIEQLTKDFAEQMQKSGPPPGTPTK
- the bla gene encoding subclass B3 metallo-beta-lactamase; this translates as MLTGSMMAVAATSMQDPAWTTPFPPYRIAGNLYYVGSKDLASYLIVTPQGDILINSSLTSSPQLIKKSVEQLGFKFSDVKILLISHAHWDHAAGSAEVKKLTGAQYMVMDADVPVVESGGRKDFHYGKSPDDWYPPAKVDRVLHDGSEVRLGSMVLVAHLTPGHTKGCTTWTMKVTDGGKTYNVVIVGSPNMNPGYKLVGDPAYPQMAADYEKGFRVLKSLPCDIFLGAHGSYYDMLEKYARLKQDGVNAFVDPAGYKAYIADRESAFKAELAKQQRGKR
- a CDS encoding SDR family oxidoreductase, giving the protein MSQIDSTTPRKILVLGATSGIAEATCRIWAAQGARLFLVARNAEKLAAVATDLRTRGASYVDTAVADLDNTDQHPTLLAHAVNSLTGLDVAYLTYGILGDQAKAEQDFNTAAQIIYTNYMAPVSLLTWLANFCVQRHAGTLAVISSVAGDRGRKSNYLYGSSKAGLSAFLGGLRNRVDREGVTVLAIKPGPVKTAMTSGMKGSEKFADVDAVAKSIVNAIDKRQDTLYVPFQWQPIMFIIRNIPERIFKKLNL
- a CDS encoding histidine triad nucleotide-binding protein, producing MPIDCLFCKIVEGKIPASRVYEDELCIGFPDINPQAPTHLLIIPKQHIASQAKAAAEHTPLLGHLLATAAEIARSRKLNGGYRVVVNTGDDGGQTVNHLHLHLLGGRHMDWPPG
- the rpmI gene encoding 50S ribosomal protein L35 gives rise to the protein MPKLKTHSGAAKRFKKTGTGKFKRGQSKMRHILTSKATKTKRKLGGQVLVSDADHAKVARMLPYA
- a CDS encoding M48 family metallopeptidase, giving the protein MRLRTILLLLVALAALLTAPQWVKSTTVTEAQALHVAAQDQTAYTLPPAKLKQAEGLFRVRTILYFVGSVWSILQLLLLLALGVPPRLRDIAVRAAENRLAQCFLFTLLLFGAIAVLDAPLYVYGHHLGLAYGLSVQHWPSWLWDQVKSFVMVWIVGGMLVMVLFWVIRRSPGRWWLWFWMPAMVAVLFGVFLAPVLVDPLFNKFEPLQQSNPALVAQLEKVVARSGISLPPDRMFYMRASSKVTGLNAYVTGFGPSKRLVLWDTTIKDATPDELSSVFGHELGHYALHHIALGLVFTGLLLLVAFFVGQKLTEWLLRRYGARWGIGSQNDWAFLVVLLLALNTLSFFLAPIENAFSRSIEHAADVYGQEAVHGIVADPQAVTQQAFQRLGEASLEDPVAHPFIEFWTYSHPSIESRAAFAATYNPWVIGEHPKFFPKDRNAIF
- the rplT gene encoding 50S ribosomal protein L20: MPRVKRSTKRNDRRKKILKRASGYFLTKSKLYQAAQEAVERGLMFAYTGRKQKKRQYRALWIVRINAACRINGMSYSTFINGLKLAGNGLDRKILADIAVNDAAGFATLAEQAKGALKSAKDARATAAA